In the Silurus meridionalis isolate SWU-2019-XX chromosome 6, ASM1480568v1, whole genome shotgun sequence genome, one interval contains:
- the LOC124387889 gene encoding hatching enzyme 1.2-like, whose translation MESRASLSILALLLGFSQALYLTQPDGEDITTRILTINKGSSEVLLEGDILAKRSRNALVCLYNNCFWKKSSNGLVKVPYTLSSDFSSSDTTVIANAMASFHNKTCIRFVPRTNETDYISIKNNDGCYSYVGKTGGSQVVSLSRLSCVYYGVVEHELNHALGFYHEHVRSDRDKYVTINWKNIDPATTSNFDLMNTKNLNTPYDYSSVMHYGNTAFSINGLDTITPIPDPSVMIGQRQELSIIDIKRIK comes from the exons ATGGAGTCCAGAGCTTCTCTCTCCATTCTAGCCCTGCTGCTTGGCTTCTCGCAAGCGCTCTATCTCACCCAACCTGACGGGGAGGACATCACAACTAGGATTCTCACCATCAACAAAG GATCCAGTGAAGTGCTGCTGGAGGGAGACATACTCGCAAAAAGAAGCAGGAACGCTCTGGTCTGCctctacaacaactgttttTGGAAAAAGTCCTCAAATGGCTTGGTGAAGGTTCCTTACACATTGAGCTCAGATTTCT CTTCTTCTGATACGACTGTAATTGCCAATGCCATGGCGAGTTTCCACAACAAAACCTGCATTCGTTTTGTTCCCAGAACTAATGAAACTGACTACATCAGCATCAAGAACAATGATGG CTGCTACTCTTATGTGGGCAAAACAGGTGGTTCTCAGGTAGTCTCTCTCAGCAGGTTGAGCTGTGTTTACTACGGCGTCGTCGAGCACGAGTTGAACCATGCACTCGGTTTCTACCACGAGCACGTTCGAAGCGACCGTGATAAATATGTCACCATCAACTGGAAAAACATCGACCCAGCAACAACATCTAATTTTGATTTGATGAACACCAAAAACCTCAACACGCCGTACGACTACTCCTCTGTGATGCACTATGGAAACACAGCTTTCTCCATCAATGGTCTGGACACCATCACCCCTATTCCTGATCCTTCTGTGATGATTGGACAGAGACAAGAGCTTTCCATTATAGACATTAAGaggataaaataa